One stretch of Sphingomonas sp. HF-S4 DNA includes these proteins:
- a CDS encoding NAD-dependent deacylase produces the protein MADFHSIVILTGAGVSAESGVATFRGPGGLWEGHRVEDVCTPQALARDAELVHRFYDERRAKLAQVEPNAAHLALARLEAQWPGELLLVTQNVDDLHERAGSQRLLHMHGELKSALCAACGVRERWDAPLPPESECPNCGTPALRPDIVFFGEMPYQMERIEAALAQADLFVSIGTSGAVYPAAGFVQTARHRGAATLELNLDPSEGSIWFEESRMGPAGTLVPEWVEEVLSQSTQSSPISR, from the coding sequence ATGGCCGACTTCCACAGCATCGTCATCCTCACCGGCGCCGGCGTCTCCGCCGAGAGCGGCGTCGCGACCTTTCGCGGGCCCGGCGGGCTGTGGGAGGGGCATCGCGTCGAGGATGTCTGCACGCCCCAGGCGCTGGCGCGCGACGCCGAGCTGGTCCATCGCTTCTACGACGAGCGTCGCGCCAAGCTGGCGCAGGTCGAGCCCAACGCCGCGCATCTGGCGCTGGCGCGGCTTGAAGCGCAGTGGCCGGGCGAGCTGCTGCTGGTCACCCAGAATGTCGACGACCTGCACGAACGCGCCGGATCGCAGCGGCTGCTGCACATGCATGGCGAGTTGAAGTCGGCATTGTGCGCGGCTTGCGGGGTGCGCGAGCGCTGGGACGCGCCGCTGCCGCCTGAGAGCGAATGCCCCAATTGCGGAACGCCGGCGCTGCGCCCCGACATCGTGTTCTTCGGCGAGATGCCGTACCAGATGGAGCGGATCGAGGCGGCGCTTGCCCAGGCCGATCTGTTCGTGTCGATCGGGACGTCGGGGGCGGTCTATCCCGCCGCAGGCTTCGTCCAGACCGCACGGCATCGCGGCGCGGCGACTCTAGAGCTCAATCTCGATCCATCCGAGGGGAGCATCTGGTTCGAGGAGAGCCGGATGGGGCCGGCGGGGACGCTGGTGCCCGAATGGGTCGAGGAAGTTCTGAGTCAGTCGACCCAGTCGAGCCCGATCTCGCGATAG
- the dapB gene encoding 4-hydroxy-tetrahydrodipicolinate reductase, giving the protein MTSIGIFGSMGRMGQAIAAVAPSLGAQVAGGADMGDNPVDLARKADVLVDFSAPAALEAHLAAARAAWTPIMVGTTGLGAHHHALIDAAAAEIAVLQTGNTSVGVGLLARLVREAAARLGADWDIEIVEMHHRNKADAPSGTALILGNAAAHGIGTTLTEAGVSDRAGLTGPRADGTIGMASLRGGSVIGDHSVIFATAGERIELTHRADDRAIFARGAVQAALWLKGQQPGRYTMDQVLGL; this is encoded by the coding sequence ATGACAAGCATCGGTATTTTCGGGAGCATGGGGCGCATGGGGCAGGCGATCGCCGCGGTCGCGCCCAGCCTGGGCGCGCAGGTCGCGGGCGGCGCGGACATGGGCGACAATCCCGTCGATCTCGCCCGCAAAGCCGATGTGCTGGTCGATTTCTCGGCCCCCGCCGCGCTCGAGGCGCATCTCGCCGCGGCGCGCGCGGCGTGGACTCCGATCATGGTCGGCACCACCGGCCTCGGCGCGCACCACCACGCGCTGATCGATGCCGCCGCGGCCGAGATCGCCGTGCTCCAGACCGGCAATACCTCGGTCGGCGTTGGCCTGCTCGCCCGGCTGGTGCGCGAGGCCGCGGCGCGGCTCGGGGCCGACTGGGACATCGAGATCGTCGAGATGCATCACCGCAACAAGGCCGACGCGCCCTCGGGCACCGCGCTGATTCTCGGTAACGCCGCGGCGCACGGCATCGGCACCACGCTGACCGAGGCGGGGGTCAGCGATCGCGCCGGGCTCACCGGCCCGCGCGCCGACGGGACGATCGGCATGGCGAGCCTGCGCGGCGGATCGGTGATCGGCGATCACAGCGTCATCTTCGCCACCGCGGGGGAGCGGATCGAACTCACGCATCGCGCCGACGATCGTGCGATCTTCGCGCGCGGCGCGGTCCAGGCGGCGCTCTGGCTCAAGGGCCAGCAGCCCGGCCGCTACACGATGGACCAGGTACTCGGCCTTTGA
- the nth gene encoding endonuclease III produces the protein MNKAEIVEFFARLAADNPHPETELEYSNPYTLLVAVALSAQMTDVGVNKATRKLFALADTPEKMLALGEDTLREHLRTINFYNTKVKNVLALSRALIEHHEGDVPADRAALEALPGVGRKTANVVLNTAFGRETFAVDTHIFRVGNRTGLARGKTPLDVESKLEKRVPQPFRLHAHHWLILHGRYTCKARTPECWRCVVADLCAYKPKTPAPAARKQAAR, from the coding sequence TTGAACAAGGCGGAGATCGTCGAGTTCTTCGCGCGGCTCGCGGCGGACAACCCGCATCCCGAGACCGAGCTCGAATACAGCAATCCCTACACGCTGCTCGTCGCGGTGGCGCTATCGGCGCAGATGACCGATGTGGGGGTCAACAAGGCGACGCGAAAGCTGTTCGCGCTGGCCGACACGCCCGAAAAGATGCTCGCGCTCGGCGAGGATACGCTGCGCGAGCATCTCCGCACGATCAATTTCTACAACACCAAGGTGAAGAACGTCCTCGCCCTCAGCCGCGCGCTGATCGAGCACCATGAAGGCGACGTCCCCGCGGATCGCGCGGCGCTCGAGGCGCTGCCCGGGGTCGGGCGCAAGACCGCGAACGTCGTGCTCAACACTGCCTTCGGCCGAGAGACCTTCGCAGTCGACACGCACATCTTCCGCGTCGGCAACCGCACCGGCCTCGCCCGCGGCAAGACTCCGCTCGACGTCGAATCGAAGCTCGAGAAGCGCGTCCCCCAGCCCTTCCGCCTCCACGCGCATCACTGGCTGATCCTGCACGGCCGCTACACGTGCAAGGCGCGCACGCCCGAATGTTGGCGCTGCGTGGTGGCCGACCTGTGCGCCTACAAGCCCAAGACCCCAGCGCCCGCCGCGCGCAAGCAAGCGGCGCGCTGA
- a CDS encoding tyrosine-type recombinase/integrase — MYGALGAPAARGARLDRALAESILAAPSGVSCSCSTRGTRPSPARGFGNKFRDWCDQASLIDCSAHGLRKAAARRFAEAGYSNQEIKAWTGHTTDGEVARYTTAASQELLSDAPAEKLMANLRERLATRDLKTLKSKA, encoded by the coding sequence ATCTATGGCGCACTTGGCGCGCCAGCGGCGCGGGGAGCGCGACTGGATCGAGCGCTCGCTGAATCGATCCTTGCTGCGCCGTCTGGGGTCTCTTGTTCCTGCTCAACGAGGGGGACGCGCCCTTCACCCGCAAGGGGCTTCGGCAACAAGTTCCGGGACTGGTGCGACCAGGCGAGCCTCATAGATTGCTCGGCCCATGGCCTCAGGAAGGCGGCCGCCCGGCGCTTCGCAGAGGCAGGGTACAGCAACCAGGAGATCAAGGCGTGGACCGGTCACACGACCGATGGCGAGGTCGCGCGGTACACTACCGCGGCGTCGCAAGAACTGCTGAGCGACGCGCCTGCTGAGAAGCTGATGGCTAACCTTCGCGAGCGGTTAGCCACTCGCGATCTCAAGACGCTGAAATCGAAGGCGTAA
- a CDS encoding aspartyl/asparaginyl beta-hydroxylase domain-containing protein — MGNYPCILRTGERVDADALYEEFHTICARDLTSAHQGQTAWSGVRIFDMVGADRVAELPLLTELLDRLGRHNVVMVNYYNMAPHSEQHEHRDQSGNLLFGISRIHIPLRTNASAVLRIERRDYHLPVGEVWAIDTSGRHAAVNGGELDRVHLVIDVKRAPETAFCFPRMTAAVYIHLAQFVAIMAWKLARDTVLQPRTIADRAHYVLRMALGKAREHRA, encoded by the coding sequence ATGGGCAACTATCCCTGCATTTTGCGCACCGGCGAGCGAGTCGATGCGGATGCGCTGTACGAGGAATTCCACACGATATGCGCGCGCGACCTGACTAGCGCCCATCAAGGTCAAACGGCTTGGTCCGGGGTTCGCATCTTCGATATGGTCGGTGCTGATCGTGTCGCCGAGCTCCCGCTCCTCACAGAGCTGCTCGACCGCCTCGGTCGACATAACGTCGTCATGGTCAATTACTACAACATGGCGCCCCACTCGGAACAGCATGAACACCGGGACCAATCGGGCAACCTGTTGTTCGGAATTTCCCGAATCCATATTCCGCTGCGCACGAACGCCAGCGCTGTGCTTCGCATCGAGCGCCGCGACTATCACCTGCCCGTAGGAGAGGTTTGGGCGATCGACACTTCCGGCCGGCACGCTGCCGTGAATGGGGGTGAGCTTGATCGAGTCCACCTGGTTATTGATGTGAAGCGCGCGCCAGAGACGGCATTCTGCTTTCCCCGCATGACGGCGGCGGTCTACATCCACCTTGCCCAATTCGTGGCGATAATGGCGTGGAAGCTGGCGCGTGACACGGTCCTGCAGCCACGGACGATCGCGGACCGCGCGCATTATGTCCTCCGCATGGCGCTGGGCAAGGCGCGGGAGCACCGCGCCTAG
- the hslU gene encoding ATP-dependent protease ATPase subunit HslU, which yields MNDTLTPKAIVAALDSHIIGQKDAKKAVAVALRNRWRRQQLSADLRDEVTPKNILMIGPTGCGKTEISRRLAKLADAPFVKVEATKFTEVGYVGRDVEQIARDLVEEAIRLEKERRRAAVKDKAEEAAMGRLLDALTGKDASTATREAFKQRFHDGVLDNTEIEIEVEQAAAAPFEVPGAPMQMINLGEMMKGLSGGTPLKRRKLNVRAAWDKLVDEEADKRLDQDEVSRQALADAEANGIVFLDEIDKIAVSDVRGGSVSREGVQRDLLPLIEGTTVATKYGPMKTDHILFIASGAFHVAKPSDLLPELQGRLPIRVELKALTEEDFVAILSDTKASLVQQYAALLGTEGVQIDFTEDGIRAVARIAAEVNGEIENIGARRLQTVMEKLLEEVSFDAEDRAGSTLVIDAAYVDEQLAAVARNTDLSRYVL from the coding sequence ATGAACGACACTCTCACGCCCAAGGCGATCGTCGCCGCGCTCGATTCGCATATCATCGGCCAGAAGGACGCCAAGAAGGCCGTCGCCGTCGCGCTGCGCAATCGCTGGCGCCGCCAGCAGCTCAGCGCCGATCTCCGCGACGAGGTCACGCCCAAGAACATCCTGATGATCGGGCCGACCGGATGCGGCAAGACCGAGATCAGCCGCCGGCTGGCGAAGCTCGCCGACGCGCCCTTCGTGAAGGTGGAAGCGACCAAGTTCACCGAAGTCGGCTATGTCGGCCGCGACGTCGAGCAGATCGCACGCGACCTGGTCGAGGAAGCGATCCGGCTGGAGAAGGAGCGCCGCCGCGCCGCGGTCAAGGACAAGGCCGAGGAAGCCGCGATGGGCCGCCTGCTCGACGCACTCACCGGCAAGGACGCGTCGACCGCCACCCGCGAGGCATTCAAGCAGCGTTTCCACGACGGCGTGCTCGACAATACCGAGATCGAGATCGAAGTCGAGCAGGCCGCCGCCGCCCCGTTCGAGGTCCCCGGCGCGCCGATGCAGATGATCAACCTCGGCGAGATGATGAAGGGCCTGTCGGGCGGCACGCCGCTCAAGCGCCGGAAACTCAACGTCCGCGCCGCCTGGGACAAGCTGGTCGACGAAGAGGCCGACAAGCGGCTCGACCAGGACGAGGTGAGCCGCCAGGCACTCGCCGACGCCGAGGCCAACGGCATCGTCTTCCTCGACGAGATCGACAAGATCGCGGTGAGCGACGTGCGCGGCGGATCGGTCAGCCGCGAAGGCGTCCAGCGCGACCTGTTGCCGCTAATCGAGGGCACGACGGTCGCCACCAAATACGGCCCGATGAAGACCGATCACATCCTGTTCATCGCAAGCGGCGCGTTCCACGTCGCCAAGCCGAGCGACCTGCTCCCCGAGCTCCAGGGCCGCCTGCCGATCCGCGTGGAATTGAAGGCGCTGACCGAAGAGGATTTCGTCGCGATCCTCTCGGACACCAAGGCGAGCCTTGTCCAGCAATATGCCGCGCTGCTCGGCACTGAGGGCGTGCAGATCGATTTCACCGAGGACGGCATCCGCGCGGTCGCGAGGATCGCCGCGGAGGTCAACGGCGAGATCGAGAATATCGGCGCCCGCCGGCTCCAGACGGTGATGGAGAAGCTGCTCGAGGAAGTCAGCTTCGACGCCGAGGACCGCGCCGGATCGACGCTGGTGATCGATGCCGCCTATGTCGACGAGCAGCTCGCCGCCGTTGCGCGCAACACCGATCTGAGCCGCTACGTGCTGTAA
- a CDS encoding DUF6491 family protein, translated as MRLLIMLGALGLAGCTANAEMQASRQAEAARDLAKALEGRVAGKPQNCLPLSPSSMNGPQIIDQTTILYRDGKRVWRTTLASECPSLGRDDILVVEMNGSQVCRNDLFRPVDRGSQIPGAFCRFGDFTPYVKQ; from the coding sequence ATGCGACTGCTCATCATGCTGGGAGCGCTCGGGCTGGCGGGCTGCACCGCCAATGCCGAGATGCAGGCCTCACGCCAGGCTGAAGCCGCGCGCGATCTCGCCAAGGCACTAGAAGGGCGGGTCGCGGGCAAGCCGCAGAACTGCCTGCCGCTGTCGCCGAGCAGCATGAACGGGCCGCAGATCATCGACCAGACGACGATCCTGTATCGCGACGGCAAGCGGGTGTGGCGCACCACGCTGGCATCGGAGTGCCCGTCGCTCGGGCGGGACGACATCCTCGTGGTCGAGATGAATGGCTCGCAGGTGTGCCGGAACGACCTGTTCCGGCCGGTCGACCGGGGCAGTCAGATCCCGGGGGCGTTTTGCCGGTTCGGCGACTTCACGCCGTATGTGAAGCAATAG
- the gloB gene encoding hydroxyacylglutathione hydrolase: MAALEIVRMPALSDNYIWLVHDTASGETIVVDPAEPDSVERVLADRGWRLTAIWNTHWHPDHTGGNAALKAAWRVPVIAPAAEAAKIPTADRLVAEGDEVRIGEHVAQVWEVPAHTAGHIAYWFAADGAVFVGDTLFAMGCGRLFEGTPAQMFTAMQRLRELPGETVVYCAHEYTQSNGRYALVAEPGNAAIAARMIEVERARAEGEPTVPTTIALERATNPFLRADTAEQLAERRAAKDAFRG, translated from the coding sequence ATGGCCGCACTCGAGATCGTCCGGATGCCGGCGCTCAGCGACAATTATATCTGGCTGGTTCACGATACGGCCTCGGGCGAGACAATCGTGGTCGATCCGGCGGAGCCCGACAGTGTCGAACGCGTGCTCGCCGATCGGGGCTGGCGCCTGACGGCGATCTGGAACACCCATTGGCACCCCGATCACACCGGCGGTAACGCCGCGCTCAAGGCGGCGTGGCGCGTACCGGTCATCGCGCCGGCGGCGGAGGCAGCCAAGATCCCGACAGCCGACCGGCTGGTGGCCGAGGGCGACGAGGTACGGATCGGCGAGCATGTCGCGCAGGTCTGGGAAGTTCCGGCACACACCGCCGGGCATATCGCCTATTGGTTCGCCGCGGACGGCGCGGTGTTCGTCGGGGATACGTTGTTTGCAATGGGCTGCGGGCGGTTGTTCGAGGGGACGCCGGCGCAGATGTTCACCGCCATGCAGCGGTTGCGGGAATTGCCCGGCGAGACCGTCGTCTATTGTGCGCATGAATATACCCAGTCGAACGGCAGATATGCGCTGGTCGCCGAGCCCGGCAACGCCGCGATCGCCGCGCGGATGATCGAAGTCGAGCGCGCGCGCGCGGAAGGCGAACCGACGGTGCCGACGACGATCGCGCTGGAGCGGGCGACCAACCCGTTCCTGCGCGCCGACACCGCCGAACAGCTCGCTGAGCGACGCGCGGCCAAGGATGCATTTCGCGGCTGA
- a CDS encoding NAD(P)H-dependent flavin oxidoreductase — MNPAARFLEGIGAALPIVQAPMAGAGGTALAVAAIRGGALGSLPCALLTPEQVRAQVGEVRAAVSGPLNLNFFCHRLPAPPDDTAWRALLAPYYAEEEVTSGDPPPLRLPFDDAMCAVIEGARPEVVSFHFGLPDAALLARVKTVAKVFGNATTAEEAAWLAARGCDAIIAQGEEAGGHAGWFLDRHRPTPIADLLPVVAATGVPAIAAGGIVDAAGIRGALAAGAAAVQVGTAYLATPESAISAPHRALLGTPDASDAAFTNLLSGREARGIRNRLMRELGPMRDEAPAFPYASNALAPLRAKAEAEGSGDYSPLWAGTGAARVQAIGAEALTRMLGQEKD; from the coding sequence GTGAACCCCGCCGCGCGCTTCCTCGAAGGGATCGGCGCTGCACTGCCGATCGTGCAAGCGCCGATGGCGGGAGCGGGCGGGACGGCATTGGCGGTGGCGGCGATTCGGGGTGGTGCACTGGGGTCGCTGCCGTGCGCGTTGCTGACGCCAGAACAAGTACGTGCGCAGGTGGGCGAGGTGCGCGCGGCGGTGTCCGGGCCTCTCAACCTCAATTTCTTCTGCCATAGGCTGCCGGCGCCGCCCGACGACACCGCGTGGCGGGCGTTGCTCGCGCCTTATTATGCCGAGGAGGAGGTGACTTCCGGCGATCCCCCACCCCTGCGGCTGCCGTTCGACGACGCGATGTGCGCGGTGATCGAGGGGGCGCGGCCCGAGGTGGTGAGCTTTCATTTCGGACTACCCGATGCGGCACTGCTGGCGCGAGTGAAGACCGTGGCGAAGGTGTTCGGCAACGCCACGACCGCCGAGGAGGCGGCGTGGCTGGCGGCGCGGGGCTGCGACGCGATCATCGCGCAGGGCGAGGAGGCGGGCGGGCATGCCGGCTGGTTCCTCGATCGCCATCGGCCGACGCCGATCGCCGACCTTCTGCCGGTGGTAGCGGCAACCGGGGTGCCGGCGATCGCAGCTGGCGGGATCGTCGATGCGGCGGGCATCCGCGGGGCGCTGGCCGCGGGTGCGGCGGCAGTGCAGGTCGGGACCGCCTATCTTGCGACGCCCGAGAGCGCGATATCAGCGCCGCATCGCGCGCTGCTCGGCACCCCCGATGCCAGCGATGCCGCGTTCACCAATCTGCTGTCGGGCCGCGAGGCGCGCGGAATTCGCAATCGGCTGATGCGCGAACTCGGGCCGATGCGCGACGAAGCGCCGGCTTTCCCCTATGCCTCGAACGCGCTGGCGCCGTTGCGCGCAAAGGCCGAAGCCGAGGGGAGCGGCGACTATTCGCCGCTCTGGGCCGGAACGGGCGCGGCGCGGGTACAGGCGATCGGCGCAGAAGCGCTGACACGGATGCTGGGACAGGAGAAGGATTGA
- a CDS encoding VOC family protein, with protein MRYLHTMIRVTDPQATVAFFELLGLEEVRRIENAAGRFTLIFLAAPEDSNGPGKRADAEVELTYNWPAEDGSAPEAYGGGRNFGHLAYRVDNIYESCQRLMDGGVTINRPPRDGNMAFVRTPDNISIELLQAGDPLPPAEPWASMPNTGVW; from the coding sequence ATGCGCTATCTCCACACCATGATCCGCGTGACCGATCCGCAAGCGACGGTGGCGTTCTTCGAGCTGCTCGGGCTCGAGGAGGTGCGGCGGATCGAGAACGCGGCGGGGCGGTTCACGCTGATCTTCCTCGCCGCGCCCGAGGATTCGAACGGTCCCGGCAAGCGCGCCGATGCCGAGGTCGAGCTTACCTATAACTGGCCTGCGGAAGACGGCAGCGCCCCCGAAGCCTATGGCGGCGGGCGCAACTTCGGGCACCTCGCCTATCGCGTCGACAATATCTACGAGAGCTGCCAGCGGCTGATGGACGGTGGGGTGACGATCAACCGCCCGCCGCGCGACGGCAACATGGCGTTCGTGCGCACCCCCGACAATATCTCGATCGAGCTGCTCCAGGCGGGCGACCCCCTGCCCCCTGCCGAGCCCTGGGCGTCGATGCCGAACACCGGCGTCTGGTGA
- a CDS encoding tetratricopeptide repeat protein gives MFFFLILQAATAAAPAPGQEPPRYAACMDLATGDPSQGVTEASKWRVEGGGMLARQCLGVAYANQKRWPSAAAAFEEAARDAETAHDVRSANYWAQAGNAWLAAGEQAKARAALDAALASGHLTGLALGEARLDRARVLVAAGDMEGARGDLDRALADANGDPLAWLLSATLARRQGDLVRAKTDIDEALKRAGDDAQIQLEAGNIAALKGDEAGARAAWGQVLTLAPGSPAAESARKALAQFGGEAR, from the coding sequence ATGTTCTTCTTCCTGATTCTCCAGGCCGCGACCGCCGCGGCACCCGCGCCCGGGCAGGAGCCGCCGCGCTATGCCGCGTGCATGGACCTGGCGACCGGCGACCCCTCGCAGGGCGTGACCGAGGCGTCGAAATGGCGCGTCGAGGGCGGCGGGATGTTGGCGCGACAATGCCTTGGGGTGGCCTATGCCAACCAGAAGCGCTGGCCTTCGGCAGCGGCTGCATTCGAGGAGGCGGCGCGCGATGCCGAGACTGCGCACGACGTGCGCTCGGCCAATTACTGGGCGCAGGCAGGCAATGCCTGGCTGGCGGCGGGCGAGCAGGCCAAGGCGCGCGCCGCGCTCGATGCAGCGCTGGCGAGCGGGCATCTGACCGGGCTGGCGCTCGGCGAGGCACGGCTCGACCGCGCGCGCGTGCTGGTCGCGGCGGGCGACATGGAGGGCGCGCGGGGCGATCTCGATCGCGCGCTGGCCGATGCCAACGGCGATCCGCTGGCGTGGCTGCTCTCGGCAACCCTCGCGCGGCGGCAGGGGGACCTGGTGCGGGCGAAGACGGATATCGACGAGGCGCTCAAGCGCGCCGGGGATGACGCGCAGATCCAGCTCGAGGCGGGTAACATCGCGGCGCTGAAGGGGGACGAGGCTGGGGCGCGAGCGGCGTGGGGACAGGTGCTGACGCTGGCGCCGGGGAGCCCGGCGGCGGAGTCGGCGCGCAAGGCGCTGGCCCAGTTCGGCGGCGAGGCGCGGTAG
- a CDS encoding alpha/beta hydrolase: MTDTAERPKLAYRHTRGTGPTIVFLCGYASDMNGTKALALEQWAHTNGRAFLRFDYAGCGESEGEFEDQTLALWRDDALRVIDAVVEGPVVLVGSSMGGWIMLMVAKARPGLVAGMVGIAAAPDFTDWGFSQADKLTILQHGRIEQPNDYGDVPTVTTRGFWASGEANRMMIGPVAFDGPVRLLQGQRDQEVPWERAVRLAELFRSDAVRTVLVKDGDHRLSRDQDLALILRSVEDVVSLCSSS, translated from the coding sequence ATGACCGATACCGCCGAACGGCCCAAGCTCGCCTATCGCCATACTCGCGGCACCGGGCCGACGATCGTCTTTCTGTGCGGCTATGCCTCGGACATGAACGGCACCAAGGCGCTGGCGCTCGAGCAATGGGCCCATACCAATGGCCGCGCGTTCCTCCGCTTCGATTATGCCGGGTGCGGCGAGAGCGAAGGCGAATTCGAGGACCAGACCTTGGCACTGTGGCGCGATGACGCGCTGCGGGTGATCGACGCGGTGGTCGAAGGACCGGTGGTGCTGGTCGGATCGTCGATGGGCGGGTGGATCATGTTGATGGTCGCCAAGGCGCGGCCGGGGCTGGTTGCCGGGATGGTCGGGATCGCGGCGGCGCCCGACTTCACCGACTGGGGGTTTAGCCAGGCCGACAAATTGACGATCCTCCAACACGGCCGGATCGAGCAGCCCAACGACTATGGCGATGTGCCGACGGTGACGACGCGCGGCTTCTGGGCGTCGGGAGAGGCCAACCGGATGATGATCGGGCCGGTGGCGTTCGACGGGCCGGTGCGGCTGCTCCAGGGACAGCGCGACCAGGAAGTGCCGTGGGAGCGCGCGGTGCGGCTCGCCGAGCTTTTCCGTTCAGATGCAGTGCGGACGGTGCTGGTCAAGGACGGCGATCACCGGCTGTCGCGCGACCAGGACCTCGCGCTGATCCTCCGGTCTGTCGAGGACGTTGTTTCGCTATGTTCTTCTTCCTGA